One window from the genome of Epinephelus moara isolate mb chromosome 5, YSFRI_EMoa_1.0, whole genome shotgun sequence encodes:
- the hmgb2a gene encoding high mobility group protein B2a translates to MTKDPNKPRGKTSSYAFFIADCREEHKRKHPGTSVGFAEFSKKCSERWKTMSAKEKTKFEELAKTDKIRYDREMKTYIPPKGAKGKGKKKKDPNAPKRPPSAFFVFCSEHRPRIKEECPGISIGDTAKKLGELWSTQGSKDKAPYEAKAAKLKEKYEKEVAAYRAKGVSGKSDGGKKSGPGRPTAKKAEPVDDDDDDDDDEEDEDDEEEDDDDDDDD, encoded by the exons ATGACAAAGGATCCAAATAAGCCGAGAGGAAAGACCTCCTCCTATGCCTTCTTTATCGCAGACTGTCGTGAGGAGCACAAGAGGAAACACCCAGGGACCAGTGTAGGCTTTGCAGAGTTCTCCAAGAAATGCTCTGAGAGATGGAAG ACCATGTCAGCTAAGGAGAAGACCAAGTTCGAGGAGCTGGCAAAGACCGACAAGATCCGATATGACCGAGAGATGAAGACCTACATCCCCCCTAAAGGTGCCAAGGGCAAGggcaagaagaagaaggatcCTAACGCACCCAAAAGGCCCCC CTCTGCATTTTTCGTCTTTTGTTCCGAGCACCGTCCCAGAATCAAGGAGGAGTGCCCTGGAATCTCCATTGGTGACACTGCCAAGAAGCTTGGCGAGTTGTGGTCTACACAGGGCTCCAAAGACAAGGCCCCCTATGAAGCCAAGGCTGCCAAGCTGAAGGAGAAATATGAGAAG gaGGTTGCTGCTTACAGAGCTAAAGGTGTCTCAGGGAAGAGTGATGGTGGTAAGAAGAGTGGCCCAGGCCGGCCCACTGCCAAGAAAGCGGAACCAGTCGATGAcgacgacgatgatgatgatgatgaggaagacGAGGACGATGAGGAGGAAGACGATGACGATGACGATGATGACTAA
- the pmm2 gene encoding phosphomannomutase 2, translating to MSESTVDSSTLCLFDVDGTLTAARQRVTPHMAEFLEKLRTRVRVGVVGGSDLSKIKEQLGDDVIQKADYVFAENGLVAYKNGELLSVQSIQAHMGEELLQDFINFCLNYMAKIKLPKKRGTFIEFRNGMLNVSPIGRSCSQEERNEFYELDKKEKIREKFVSILREEFKGKGLSFSIGGQISFDVFPDGWDKRYCLSFVEKDNFSAVHFFGDKTKPGGNDYEIYSDPRTIGHEVTCPEETEQLCQQLFLS from the exons ATGAGTGAATCCACTGTGGACTCGAGCACGCTCTGCCTCTTCGATGTGGACGGCACGCTCACAGCCGCGAGACAG CGTGTGACTCCACACATGGCCGAGTTCCTTGAGAAGCTGAGGACTCGGGTTCGAGTCGGAGTGGTCGGAGGGTCGGACCTCAGCAAGATCAAAGAGCAGCTGGGAGATGATG TGATCCAGAAAGCTGACTACGTGTTTGCTGAGAATGGTCTTGTGGCCTATAAGAATGGAGAGTTGCTCTCTGTACAG TCTATCCAGGCCCATATGGGAGAAGAGCTGCTCCAAGACTTCATTAACTTCTGTCTCAACTACATGGCCAAGATCAAACTGCCCAAGAAGAG GGGGACGTTTATTGAATTCCGTAATGGCATGTTGAACGTCTCCCCCATTGGACGCAGCTGTTCACAGGAAGAGAGGAATGAGTTCTACGAGCTAGATAag aaaGAGAAAATTAGAGAGAAGTTTGTGTCCATATTAAGGGAAGAGTTCAAAGGAAAAGGATTGTCTTTTTCAATCG GAGGGCAGATCAGCTTTGATGTGTTTCCTGACGGCTGGGATAAGAGATACTGTCTGAGCTTTGTGGAGAAGGACAACTTCTCAGCTGTTCACTTCTTTGGAGACAAGACCAAACCT GGAGGAAACGACTACGAGATCTACAGCGACCCGCGGACCATCGGCCATGAAGTCACCTGTCCAGAGGAAACCGAACAACTTTGTCAGCAGCTTTTCCTCTCATGA